One Leopardus geoffroyi isolate Oge1 chromosome C1, O.geoffroyi_Oge1_pat1.0, whole genome shotgun sequence DNA segment encodes these proteins:
- the TMEM275 gene encoding transmembrane protein 275, whose protein sequence is MPPPEKSRGAPAQALAGRARGRLPGLPSPALFCACGLCVLLAGVNVTLVGAFASFPPRSNAPLVVGPALLALALVCFAACCACSRRGPAPRARSAAASGPGRGGGGGPVALEMESSERTAQDTTAVQLSPAASAASSSRSSPGPFALDASAPAAAYAPRTEGVQLNLPRERVAP, encoded by the coding sequence ATGCCGCCCCCAGAGAAGAGCCGAGGCGCCCCGGCCCAGGCGCTCGCGGGCCGCGCTCGGGGTCGGCTGCCCGGGCTGCCGTCGCCGGCGCTGTTCTGCGCCTGCGGCCTGTGCGTGCTGCTGGCGGGCGTGAACGTGACGCTGGTGGGCGCCTTCGCCTCCTTCCCACCCCGGAGCAACGCGCCGCTCGTCGTGGGGCCGGCGCTGCTGGCGCTGGCGCTCGTCTGCTTCGCGGCCTGCTGCGCGTGTAGCCGCCggggccccgcgccccgcgcgcGCTCGGCGGCGGCCTCGGGCCcgggccggggcggcggcggcgggccggTGGCGCTGGAGATGGAGAGCAGCGAGCGCACGGCGCAGGACACCACGGCCGTGCAGCTCAGCCCTGCCGCCTCGGCCGCGTCTTCGAGCCGCTCCAGCCCCGGCCCCTTCGCCCTGGACGCCTCCGCGCCCGCGGCGGCCTATGCGCCGCGCACCGAAGGGGTCCAGCTCAACCTGCCCCGGGAGCGCGTCGCCCCCTAG